A stretch of Chroogloeocystis siderophila 5.2 s.c.1 DNA encodes these proteins:
- a CDS encoding serine hydrolase has translation MTFFLQDEQLKNQGDRILQATWAKFPQLPQDSLALTWIVYDSPVPVNTGGALSPNAFWNYQVRGFSYRGDERIYPASVVKLFYLVAIHEWLENGLVQTSGELERAIRDMMVDSSNDATSLVVDVLSGTTSGPELPPGPFETWKSQRNIVNRYFQSLGWEEIEKINVNQKTWCEGPYGRERMYLGEMMQNRNMLTTNATARLLHSIVGGVAVSSERSQAMMSLLQRDLNLATDVEENQVTGFLGAGLPDNAQLWSKAGWTSQVRNDAAYIEIPGQQPFLLVVFVEGRAHCQNQQLLPFVSQQVVREVGDL, from the coding sequence ATGACTTTCTTCTTACAAGACGAACAACTTAAAAACCAAGGCGATCGCATTCTACAAGCAACCTGGGCAAAATTTCCGCAATTGCCTCAAGATTCTTTGGCTTTGACATGGATTGTCTACGACTCTCCGGTTCCGGTAAACACTGGCGGGGCTTTAAGTCCTAATGCCTTTTGGAATTACCAAGTACGAGGATTCAGTTATCGTGGTGATGAACGAATTTATCCAGCAAGCGTCGTCAAGTTATTCTATCTCGTCGCTATCCACGAATGGTTAGAAAATGGTCTGGTGCAGACGTCGGGTGAATTAGAGCGCGCAATCCGCGATATGATGGTCGACTCGAGTAACGATGCCACAAGTTTAGTTGTCGATGTTTTGAGTGGAACGACAAGCGGTCCCGAATTGCCACCAGGACCATTTGAGACGTGGAAATCGCAGCGTAATATCGTTAACCGCTACTTTCAGTCGTTGGGCTGGGAAGAAATCGAAAAGATTAATGTCAATCAAAAAACTTGGTGTGAAGGTCCCTATGGGCGCGAACGAATGTACTTAGGCGAGATGATGCAAAATCGCAATATGCTGACAACGAATGCGACGGCGCGGTTGTTGCACAGTATTGTTGGGGGTGTGGCGGTATCGAGTGAGCGATCGCAGGCGATGATGAGTTTACTGCAACGCGATTTGAACTTAGCGACGGATGTGGAAGAAAATCAAGTGACGGGTTTTTTGGGTGCAGGTTTGCCGGATAATGCACAGTTGTGGTCTAAAGCGGGGTGGACATCTCAGGTGCGTAATGATGCGGCTTATATTGAAATTCCTGGTCAGCAACCTTTTCTTTTGGTGGTGTTTGTTGAGGGTAGGGCGCACTGTCAGAATCAGCAGCTTTTGCCGTTCGTTTCGCAGCAGGTTGTGCGAGAGGTTGGAGATTTGTAA